One window from the genome of Schistocerca piceifrons isolate TAMUIC-IGC-003096 chromosome 1, iqSchPice1.1, whole genome shotgun sequence encodes:
- the LOC124777996 gene encoding piggyBac transposable element-derived protein 2-like yields MVPFTGRCTLSQYVPNKPRPLGIKNFVLATTKGLVLDFEFYHGKSTPLSNVGLGLGPSVILRLAQTLPQGARLYFDRYFTALPLLQQLLDLGLEGTGAIMKNRVKPVHLTEEKRLKRGDMEEFCRDDDKIVTVQWKDSKAVTLASTCTGCEPISNVDRWSNPEKKYILVPCSAVVVEYNLCMGGVGLCDQMMETYKAILKTKKWTLKVLIHLLDLACVNSWLQYKVECEDNKVQKKNTLDLLGSRQVIGER; encoded by the coding sequence atGGTACCATTTACTGGACGCTGCACATTGTCTCAGTATGTTCCTAACAAACCGCGCCCTTtgggaattaaaaactttgttttggCAACAACGAAAGGTTTAGTACTTGATTTTGAATTTTATCACGGTAAATCAACTCCTCTGTCAAATGTTGGCCTTGGTCTTGGGCCATCTGTAATACTTCGCCTTGCTCAAACATTACCTCAAGGTGCAAGActatattttgacagatattttacagctttgccactattgcaacagttacttgacctagggctggaaggaacaggagccataatgaaaaacagagtgaaaccagttcacctgacagaagaaaaaagactgAAGAGAGGAGATATGGAAGAATTCTGCAGGGACGATGATAAAATAGTCACTGTCCAGTGGAAAGATTCAAAAGCTGTGACCCTTGCCTCTACTTGTACAGGATGTGAACCTATAAGCAATGTTGATAGATGGAGTAACCCAGAAAAGAAGTACATCTTAGTGCCATGTTCTGCAGTCGTGGTGGAGTACAACCTGTGTATGGGAGGAGTGGGCCTGTGCGATCAAATGATGGAGACCTATAAAGCTATCTTGAAGACAAAAAAGTGGACTTTAAAAGTTttgattcatttacttgatttggcTTGCGTCAATTCCTGGTTACAATACAAAGTTGAATGCGAAGACaataaagtacaaaagaaaaacaCTTTAGATCTTCTTGGATCCCGACAAGTGATTGGGGAgcgctaa